In the genome of Triticum urartu cultivar G1812 chromosome 5, Tu2.1, whole genome shotgun sequence, one region contains:
- the LOC125508024 gene encoding uncharacterized protein LOC125508024 produces the protein MDKKQGFFSALREEVARGLSPARARRRAEEVAAAKAALRYAGGGGGEALAPLMEGPDPEEAGGGEGAGRARRDGWGRWVRGQLARAPSSGPVASGGGAGAARRNDLRMLLGVMGAALAPVHVCAAEPLPHLSIKDTPIETSSAQYILQQYLAASGGQKLLSSVRNSYAMGKVRMVATECETAGRVVKNRMAARCAEPGRFVLWQMAPEMWYIELAVGGSKVHAGCNGKLVWRHTPWLGAHSAKGPVRPLRRSLQGLDPLTTASMFAGARCIGERKVNGDDCFILKLCADPETLRARSEGLAEIIRHVLFGYFSQKTGLLVHLEDSHLTRIQSTTGGDAVYWETTINSFIEDYRPVEGIMIAHAGRSAVTLFRFGEVAMSHTKTRMEEAWSIEEVAFNVPGLSMDCFIPPTDIKSGSISETMELPQSGKSKAGGLLPCHGAKVAALEKADDNVAWSGALQRDCK, from the exons ATGGACAAGAAGCAGGGCTTCTTCTCGGCGCTGCGGGAGGAGGTGGCCCGCGGGTTGTCGCCGGCGCGGGCGCGGCGCAGGGccgaggaggtggcggcggcgaaggcggcgCTGCGGTAcgcggggggcggcggcggggaggcgctCGCGCCGCTCATGGAGGGCCCGGATCcggaggaggccggcggcggcgagggcgccgggcgcgcgcGCAGGGACGGGTGGGGGCGCTGGGTGCGCGGCCAGCTCGCGCGCGCCCCGTCGTCCGGGCCCGTGgcctccggcggcggcgccggcgcggcGAGGCGGAACGACCTCAGGATGCTGCTCGGGGTCATGGGCGCGGCGCTCGCGCCCGTGCATGTCTGCGCCGCCGAGCCGCTCCCGCACCTCAGCATCAAGGACACCCCCATT GAGACTTCGTCGGCGCAGTACATTCTGCAGCAGTATCTGGCTGCCTCCGGCGGGCAGAAGCTCCTCTCTTCAGTCCGCAACTCGTATGCCATGGGGAAGGTGCGCATGGTGGCTACCGAGTGCGAGACAGCGGGGCGTGTCGTGAAGAACCGCATGGCGGCGCGCTGTGCTGAACCAGGCCGGTTCGTGCTGTGGCAGATGGCTCCCGAGATGTGGTACATTGAGCTGGCTGTTGGTGGGAGCAAGGTGCACGCCGGATGCAACGGCAAGCTCGTCTGGCGCCACACTCCATGGCTTGGTGCACATTCTGCCAAGGGACCTGTCCGCCCTCTCCGCCGCTCGCTTCAG GGTCTGGATCCTTTGACCACGGCGAGCATGTTTGCTGGTGCACGCTGCATTGGCGAGAGGAAGGTGAATGGGGACGATTGCTTCATTCTGAAGCTGTGTGCTGATCCTGAGACGCTAAGAGCACGCAGCGAGGGGCTCGCGGAGATCATCCGGCATGTCCTCTTTGGGTACTTCAGCCAGAAGACCGGGCTTCTTGTCCACCTCGAGGATTCTCACCTCACTCGAATTCAGTCCACAACCGGAGGTGATGCGGTTTACTGGGAGACTACCATCAATTCGTTCATCGAGGACTACCGGCCAGTGGAGGGGATAATGATTGCACATGCTGGGCGCTCGGCCGTGACCCTCTTCCGTTTCGGAGAGGTGGCCATGAGCCACACCAAGACTCGCATGGAAGAGGCATGGAGCATCGAGGAGGTGGCGTTCAATGTTCCCGGTCTCTCCATGGATTGCTTCATCCCACCCACTGATATCAAGTCTGGATCCATCAGTGAGACCATGGAGCTTCCGCAGAGTGGGAAGAGCAAGGCCGGTGGTCTTCTCCCGTGCCATGGTGCCAAGGTTGCTGCTCTAGAGAAGGCCGATGATAATGTTGCGTGGAGCGGAGCCCTGCAGCGAGATTGCAAGTGA